The Thomasclavelia ramosa DSM 1402 genome includes a region encoding these proteins:
- a CDS encoding ABC transporter ATP-binding protein has product MLLVKELSKKIDHKQILDNITLNIPKGSIYGIIGENGAGKTTLIRHLVGAYQGDTGFVELEGMRIYENPEAKAKLVYIPDEFFDTFGHNIRDIKELYQGIYPSFNEARYLRLMKMFKHDSLENFSKFSKGMKKQVMFILALAIMPEYLIMDEPFDGLDPHIRKVIWDILIQDVSERNMTIFISSHHLNELDSMCDHIALINNGKIVFEEALDHLKEGYHKLQIVLECGDDMYALEKELKVLSHQMMGRVHTLIVAGEIEAINRTVEKYCPLINETLSLSLEEIFLFTLGGEYDELKEVMG; this is encoded by the coding sequence ATGTTATTAGTCAAAGAATTATCAAAGAAAATTGATCACAAACAAATTTTGGACAATATTACTTTAAATATACCTAAAGGTTCAATTTATGGAATTATTGGTGAAAATGGTGCAGGTAAAACAACTTTGATTCGTCATTTAGTAGGTGCTTATCAAGGTGATACAGGATTTGTTGAATTAGAAGGAATGCGTATTTATGAAAATCCTGAAGCAAAAGCAAAATTAGTATATATCCCCGATGAATTTTTTGATACCTTCGGACATAATATTCGGGATATTAAAGAATTATATCAAGGGATTTATCCAAGTTTTAACGAGGCACGGTATTTAAGATTGATGAAAATGTTTAAGCACGATAGTTTAGAAAATTTTAGTAAATTTTCTAAAGGAATGAAAAAGCAAGTTATGTTTATTTTGGCTTTAGCGATCATGCCTGAATATTTGATCATGGATGAGCCGTTTGATGGACTTGATCCACATATTCGGAAAGTTATTTGGGATATTTTGATTCAAGATGTAAGTGAGCGAAATATGACAATTTTTATTTCTAGTCATCATTTAAATGAATTGGATAGTATGTGTGATCATATCGCTTTGATCAACAATGGGAAAATTGTTTTTGAAGAAGCACTAGATCATCTTAAAGAAGGCTATCATAAATTACAAATCGTCTTAGAGTGTGGTGATGATATGTATGCTTTAGAGAAAGAATTAAAAGTTTTATCTCATCAAATGATGGGACGTGTTCATACTTTGATCGTTGCTGGTGAAATTGAAGCAATCAATCGTACTGTGGAAAAGTATTGTCCTTTAATTAATGAAACTTTATCATTATCATTAGAAGAGATTTTCTTATTTACTTTAGGAGGAGAATATGATGAACTCAAGGAAGTCATGGGTTAA
- a CDS encoding GntR family transcriptional regulator — MQIDNNSSVPIYEQIYKQLLEYITTGLMQADDKLPSVRELSSSIHINPNTVVKAYRLLEEQGFIYSLPGKGSFVSSKQNNQTKLFEQQIKVLTKEIVTKSKYIGLTFEQLCQFMEQTWEGK, encoded by the coding sequence ATGCAAATAGATAATAATAGCAGTGTTCCAATTTATGAACAAATCTATAAACAGCTGCTCGAATATATAACGACAGGGTTAATGCAGGCGGACGATAAACTACCCTCTGTCCGTGAATTATCTTCATCAATTCATATTAATCCTAATACCGTTGTTAAAGCCTATCGTCTTTTAGAAGAGCAAGGTTTTATTTATTCCTTGCCGGGGAAGGGAAGTTTTGTTAGCTCAAAACAAAATAATCAAACGAAGTTGTTTGAACAACAAATTAAAGTTCTCACAAAAGAGATTGTTACTAAAAGTAAATATATTGGTTTGACCTTTGAACAATTATGCCAATTTATGGAACAGACTTGGGAGGGAAAATAA
- a CDS encoding DegV family protein: MNKVAIITDSNSGITQAEGTKLGINVLPMPFTIDGQTFYEDINLSQDEFYKKLMTDAEVFTSQPVVGDVSKLWDEVLKEYDEIVHIPMSSGLSGSCQTALMLAGEYDGRVQVVDSQRVSVTQKWDVLDALELSKAGKSAKEIKEILEANKLNASIYITVNTLDYLRKGGRITPAVAILGGMMKIKPILQIQGEKLDTFSKTRTMSKATKIMMEAIKKDIDERLDPEGKGKNVHVCIAYTYDEQPALELKKELEAIYPDSTIICDPLSLSVSCHIGPHALAIAACKKII, encoded by the coding sequence ATGAATAAAGTAGCAATTATCACTGATAGTAATTCTGGAATCACTCAGGCTGAAGGTACAAAATTAGGAATCAACGTACTACCGATGCCATTTACTATTGATGGTCAGACCTTCTATGAAGATATCAACTTATCTCAAGATGAGTTTTATAAAAAACTAATGACAGATGCTGAAGTTTTTACAAGTCAACCCGTAGTTGGTGATGTTAGTAAACTTTGGGATGAAGTATTAAAAGAGTATGATGAAATTGTTCATATTCCCATGTCTAGTGGCTTAAGCGGCTCTTGCCAAACTGCTTTGATGTTAGCAGGTGAATATGATGGACGAGTTCAAGTCGTTGATTCACAACGCGTTTCAGTAACTCAAAAATGGGATGTTCTGGATGCACTTGAATTATCTAAAGCTGGTAAATCAGCAAAAGAAATCAAAGAAATTCTTGAAGCAAATAAATTAAATGCTTCTATCTATATTACTGTTAATACGTTAGATTATCTTCGTAAAGGTGGAAGAATCACTCCTGCTGTTGCAATTTTAGGCGGAATGATGAAAATCAAACCAATCTTACAAATTCAAGGTGAAAAGCTCGATACTTTCTCTAAGACCAGAACAATGTCTAAAGCAACTAAAATTATGATGGAAGCAATAAAAAAAGATATTGATGAACGTCTTGATCCAGAAGGAAAAGGAAAGAATGTTCATGTTTGTATTGCATATACATACGACGAACAGCCAGCATTAGAATTAAAGAAAGAATTAGAAGCTATTTATCCTGATTCAACAATTATTTGTGACCCATTGTCACTTAGTGTTTCATGTCATATTGGACCGCATGCTCTAGCCATTGCTGCATGCAAAAAGATTATCTAG
- the rnjA gene encoding ribonuclease J1, producing the protein MQEKPNTNNKRPGKSPQKNHNNKSKSRNNTPKKAVNKSKQTKNSIDTKVFALGGLNEVGKNMYCVEHDNELFIIDAGVKFAEEGLPGIDYVIPDYSYLKRNEKKIRGLMITHGHEDHIGGIPFLLQVVKIPFIYATPLASAMIKRKLDEKRLTNATKIIQIDDEYQIKSKYFNIGFFKTNHSIPESMGIIINSPNGRIVETGDFKFDLSPVGDPADYQKMSFLGETGVTLLMSDSTNSEVPTFSISEKKVANSVQEEFRKTEGRLIVATFASNVHRVQQIVEAAVKFNRKILVYGRSMENNIQVSRAMGYIKCPDKFFIKSEQAKKLPDNEILILCTGSQGEALAALSRIANGTHKYVKIKPGDTVVFSSNPIPGNAYSVNVVVNKLFRAGAKVLTNTAFNNLHTSGHASQEEQKLMMLLTRPKYFFPVHGEYRMLKIHAELSQDVGIPPENSFVLSNGDTILLNNGEARLGPRIHVEDIYVDGNDISGLSTAVLRDRQMLSEDGMVSILISMDSRSGKLLTRPVIISRGFVYMKDSFHMIREAEKLVETNLSKLLQGKTTFGEIKNTTRDTLSSYFYRKTKRNPMIIPVIMNKKS; encoded by the coding sequence ATGCAAGAAAAGCCTAATACAAATAATAAACGACCTGGCAAGTCACCACAAAAAAATCATAATAATAAAAGTAAATCTCGAAACAACACGCCAAAAAAAGCGGTAAATAAATCAAAACAAACAAAAAATAGTATTGATACTAAGGTATTTGCCCTTGGCGGACTAAATGAAGTCGGTAAAAATATGTACTGTGTTGAACACGATAATGAATTATTCATTATTGATGCCGGAGTAAAATTTGCTGAAGAAGGATTACCGGGAATTGATTACGTTATTCCTGATTACTCGTATTTAAAAAGAAATGAAAAGAAAATTCGTGGTTTAATGATTACCCATGGTCATGAAGATCATATAGGTGGAATTCCTTTCTTACTTCAAGTAGTTAAAATTCCTTTCATTTATGCTACACCACTTGCTAGTGCCATGATTAAAAGAAAGTTAGATGAAAAAAGACTAACTAATGCTACAAAAATTATTCAAATCGACGATGAGTATCAAATCAAATCTAAATATTTTAATATTGGATTCTTTAAAACAAACCATTCTATTCCAGAATCAATGGGAATTATTATTAATAGTCCTAATGGACGGATTGTTGAAACAGGAGATTTTAAATTTGATTTATCACCAGTCGGTGATCCAGCAGATTATCAAAAGATGTCTTTCCTAGGTGAAACTGGGGTTACTTTATTAATGAGTGATTCTACTAATTCTGAAGTTCCTACTTTTTCAATCAGTGAAAAGAAGGTCGCTAATAGTGTTCAAGAGGAATTTAGAAAAACAGAGGGACGTTTGATTGTAGCAACTTTCGCTTCCAACGTTCATCGAGTACAACAAATTGTCGAAGCAGCTGTTAAATTTAATCGTAAAATTTTAGTATACGGTCGTTCAATGGAAAACAACATTCAAGTTTCAAGAGCTATGGGCTATATTAAATGTCCTGATAAGTTCTTTATTAAAAGTGAACAAGCAAAAAAATTACCAGATAATGAAATTTTGATTTTATGTACCGGTTCTCAAGGTGAAGCATTAGCAGCATTAAGTCGAATTGCAAATGGAACTCATAAATATGTCAAAATCAAACCCGGCGATACTGTTGTCTTTTCATCAAATCCAATTCCAGGTAACGCTTATAGTGTTAATGTAGTAGTAAATAAATTATTTAGAGCTGGTGCTAAGGTACTAACAAATACCGCTTTCAATAATTTACATACTTCCGGACACGCTTCTCAAGAGGAACAAAAACTGATGATGTTATTGACAAGACCTAAATACTTCTTCCCTGTCCATGGAGAATATCGCATGTTGAAGATTCATGCTGAATTATCTCAAGATGTCGGTATTCCACCAGAAAATTCATTTGTTTTATCAAATGGAGATACAATTTTATTGAATAATGGTGAGGCTCGATTAGGTCCGAGAATTCATGTTGAAGATATTTATGTTGATGGTAATGATATTAGCGGCTTATCCACAGCTGTACTTCGCGATCGACAAATGTTATCTGAAGATGGAATGGTTTCAATTTTAATTAGTATGGATTCTCGTAGTGGAAAATTATTGACAAGACCAGTAATTATCTCACGTGGTTTCGTATATATGAAAGACAGTTTTCACATGATTCGTGAAGCTGAGAAGTTAGTTGAAACAAATTTATCAAAATTGTTACAAGGTAAAACTACTTTCGGAGAAATTAAGAATACTACCCGCGATACATTATCTTCATATTTTTATCGCAAAACTAAACGGAATCCAATGATTATTCCGGTTATCATGAATAAAAAATCATGA
- a CDS encoding metallophosphoesterase — protein sequence MRKKIRTIKLLLLIIVIIGSGFGYYYSRYIAPDSYSIKKTTITNNSLPDEFKNFEIGFISDINLQKSSDVTRLKKIVTSLNKENVDMVIFGGDLFSATPFDNDKVIELLSNIKSKYGKFAVLGEKDLASSNDVNAILNEGGFEVLHNEYRPIYFNGSTISLFGLEGTGELSGLINENNSESYKIVAVHEPDYFNTTSNNEIALQLSGHTMGGYIRLPFIGGLFKKTNGNTYVSGEHTKSKSQLLISNGLGMEDGYEYRLFCPNQINIVTLKK from the coding sequence ATGAGAAAAAAAATAAGAACGATTAAACTACTATTATTGATAATCGTTATTATCGGGAGCGGTTTTGGTTATTATTATAGCCGATATATCGCTCCTGATAGTTATTCTATAAAAAAAACGACTATTACTAATAATAGTTTACCTGATGAATTCAAGAATTTTGAAATTGGTTTTATCAGCGATATTAATCTCCAAAAAAGTAGTGATGTTACTAGATTAAAAAAAATTGTCACTTCATTAAACAAAGAAAATGTTGATATGGTTATTTTTGGTGGTGACCTCTTTTCAGCCACGCCCTTTGATAACGATAAGGTAATCGAATTATTATCCAATATAAAATCTAAATATGGTAAATTTGCTGTTCTTGGTGAAAAAGATTTAGCTTCATCAAATGATGTCAATGCCATTTTAAATGAGGGTGGTTTTGAAGTTCTGCATAACGAATATCGTCCTATTTATTTTAATGGATCTACGATTAGTCTTTTTGGTCTTGAGGGAACAGGAGAATTAAGTGGTCTAATTAATGAAAATAATAGTGAAAGTTACAAAATAGTTGCAGTTCATGAACCAGATTATTTTAACACGACTTCAAATAATGAAATTGCTTTACAACTTTCCGGTCATACAATGGGTGGTTATATTCGTCTTCCTTTTATTGGCGGACTATTTAAAAAAACTAACGGTAATACTTATGTTAGTGGTGAACACACTAAATCAAAAAGTCAATTATTGATTTCTAACGGTTTAGGTATGGAAGACGGATACGAATATCGTCTTTTCTGTCCTAATCAAATCAATATTGTGACATTAAAAAAATAA
- the argB gene encoding acetylglutamate kinase, which yields MHTVEQNKAQVLVDALSYIQKFHGDIVVIKYGGSAMTNEVIKHSVLKDIAVLKSVGIKPVIVHGGGNDINGWLKKVDIKSEFKNGLRVTDKETLEVAEMVLSGKINKGLVQHMERIGTHAVGLSGKDGNMITVKKAMPKGDDIGYVGEIINVDVTLLETLLEKDYTPIISTVGLDSKYNAFNINADDVATGVARALKASKLVFLTDIEGVLRNPSDPSTRISVINTESAAELFEQGIITGGMIPKLKNCLEAVQEDVKKVHILDGRLEHSLLIEIFTTSGVGTEIKK from the coding sequence GTGCATACAGTTGAGCAAAATAAAGCACAAGTATTAGTAGATGCTTTAAGTTATATTCAAAAATTCCATGGAGATATCGTAGTTATTAAATATGGTGGTAGTGCCATGACTAATGAAGTTATTAAACACAGTGTTTTAAAAGATATTGCGGTTCTAAAATCAGTTGGGATTAAACCGGTAATTGTTCATGGTGGGGGAAATGATATCAATGGATGGTTAAAGAAAGTTGATATTAAAAGTGAATTTAAAAATGGTTTACGGGTAACTGATAAAGAAACTTTAGAAGTTGCTGAGATGGTTTTGTCAGGGAAGATCAATAAAGGATTAGTTCAACATATGGAAAGAATAGGAACCCATGCAGTTGGCTTATCTGGTAAAGATGGTAATATGATTACAGTAAAAAAAGCAATGCCAAAAGGGGATGACATTGGTTATGTTGGGGAAATTATAAATGTTGATGTTACTTTACTAGAAACATTGTTAGAAAAGGATTATACACCGATTATTTCAACAGTAGGATTAGATTCTAAGTATAATGCTTTTAATATTAATGCAGATGATGTAGCAACGGGTGTAGCTCGTGCTTTAAAAGCGAGTAAGTTAGTATTTTTAACTGATATTGAGGGAGTTTTACGTAATCCGAGCGATCCTAGTACACGCATATCAGTAATTAATACAGAGTCAGCAGCTGAATTATTTGAACAAGGAATTATAACCGGGGGAATGATTCCAAAATTAAAAAATTGTCTTGAAGCAGTTCAGGAGGACGTAAAGAAAGTCCATATTTTAGATGGCCGTCTGGAACATAGTTTATTAATTGAAATTTTTACAACTAGCGGGGTTGGGACAGAAATAAAAAAATAA
- the argJ gene encoding bifunctional ornithine acetyltransferase/N-acetylglutamate synthase, giving the protein MKIIENGTVTSPKGYLGAGEHVGIKKAKKDLALIYSKVDAKAVGTFTQNIVKAAPVLWDKMIVDNYDHVRIIAVNSGVANACTGDEGLKCNEEFAQTVADNFGLEKEEVLICSTGVIGKQLPMNKIINGVPIVKPLLSESQEAGVIVAESIMTTDTKPKHLAVEIEVGGKTVTLGACCKGSGMIHPNMATMLGFITTDCNISKELLNKALKEVIPDTFNMVSVDRDTSTNDTVLLLANGLAGNQEIVIEDQDYQIFKEALYYVNEYLAKAIAGDGEGATKLLEVQVHNADTVQQAKVIAKSVCTSPLVKTAVYGNDANWGRLLCAMGYSGEQFDPYNVDLSVASEFGELQLVAKGMATDYSEELATKILSSSEVKAIIDIHNGDCKAIAWGCDLTYDYVKINADYRS; this is encoded by the coding sequence ATGAAAATAATTGAGAATGGAACGGTAACCTCGCCTAAAGGATATTTAGGTGCTGGAGAACATGTTGGTATTAAAAAAGCAAAAAAAGATTTAGCATTGATCTATAGTAAAGTTGATGCCAAAGCGGTAGGAACTTTTACCCAAAATATTGTTAAGGCAGCACCAGTGTTATGGGATAAGATGATCGTTGATAATTATGATCATGTTAGAATCATTGCTGTTAATAGTGGGGTCGCAAATGCTTGTACTGGCGATGAGGGTTTAAAATGTAACGAAGAGTTTGCTCAAACTGTAGCAGATAATTTTGGATTGGAAAAAGAGGAAGTTCTAATTTGTTCTACAGGTGTAATTGGTAAGCAATTACCAATGAATAAAATCATTAATGGGGTACCAATTGTTAAACCGTTATTAAGTGAGAGCCAAGAAGCAGGGGTAATCGTAGCTGAATCAATTATGACGACAGATACGAAACCAAAGCATCTTGCTGTTGAAATTGAAGTCGGTGGAAAGACGGTTACTTTGGGGGCTTGCTGTAAGGGGTCAGGAATGATTCATCCAAATATGGCAACCATGCTGGGATTTATTACAACCGATTGTAATATTTCTAAGGAATTATTAAATAAGGCATTGAAAGAAGTAATTCCTGATACTTTCAATATGGTTTCTGTTGATCGTGATACTTCAACTAATGATACAGTCTTGTTATTAGCTAATGGATTAGCTGGAAATCAAGAAATTGTTATAGAAGATCAGGATTATCAAATATTTAAAGAAGCCTTATATTATGTTAATGAATATCTAGCTAAAGCAATTGCCGGTGATGGCGAAGGTGCAACTAAATTGTTAGAAGTTCAAGTTCATAATGCTGATACAGTTCAACAGGCTAAAGTAATCGCTAAAAGCGTTTGTACTTCACCGTTAGTAAAGACAGCAGTATATGGCAATGACGCTAACTGGGGAAGATTATTATGTGCAATGGGTTATTCTGGTGAACAATTTGATCCATATAATGTTGATTTGAGCGTTGCTAGTGAATTTGGGGAATTGCAATTGGTGGCTAAAGGAATGGCGACTGATTATAGTGAAGAATTAGCAACTAAGATCTTATCAAGCAGCGAAGTAAAAGCAATTATTGATATTCATAATGGTGATTGTAAAGCGATTGCATGGGGATGTGATCTAACTTACGATTACGTTAAAATCAACGCTGACTATCGTTCATAA
- the argC gene encoding N-acetyl-gamma-glutamyl-phosphate reductase — translation MIRVGIVGSTGYGGCELVRFLLTHKEVEIKWVSSRTYTDEEYSSVYSSYFKLLDQQCVDEDITKYLDDVDVVFFATPQGVCAKMLNEEVLSKVKVIDLSADYRIKDVKTYEQWYGIDHASPQFIDEAVYGLCEINRDKVKQARLIANPGCYPTCSILSVYPLAKADLIDMDTLIIDAKSGVSGAGRGAKVANLYCEVNESIKSYGVASHRHTPEIEEQLGYAANQEVLLNFTPHLIPMNRGILITAYAKLKKGVNEVDVAKAYQCYDDEYFVRVLKSGVLPEVRSVKASNFVDINYKVDPRTNRVIMMGAMDNLVKGAAGQAIQNMNIMFGLDEKEGLMLAPAIL, via the coding sequence ATGATTAGAGTAGGAATTGTGGGATCAACTGGATATGGGGGATGTGAGTTAGTCCGATTTTTATTAACTCACAAAGAAGTGGAAATTAAGTGGGTTTCATCAAGAACCTACACTGATGAGGAGTATAGTTCGGTTTATTCCAGCTATTTTAAATTATTGGATCAGCAGTGTGTTGATGAGGATATTACAAAATATCTTGATGATGTTGATGTGGTTTTCTTTGCGACTCCACAAGGGGTTTGTGCCAAAATGCTTAATGAGGAAGTTTTAAGCAAAGTAAAAGTGATTGATTTAAGTGCAGACTATCGAATTAAAGATGTTAAGACATATGAACAATGGTATGGAATTGATCATGCTTCACCACAATTTATCGATGAAGCTGTATATGGGCTGTGTGAGATAAATCGTGATAAAGTGAAACAGGCACGATTAATAGCTAATCCAGGATGTTATCCAACTTGTTCAATTTTATCAGTCTATCCGTTAGCTAAGGCGGATTTAATTGATATGGATACTTTGATCATTGATGCTAAAAGTGGTGTTAGTGGGGCTGGCCGTGGGGCTAAAGTCGCAAACTTATATTGCGAGGTAAATGAAAGTATCAAGTCTTATGGGGTTGCAAGTCATCGTCATACTCCGGAAATTGAAGAACAGTTAGGTTATGCGGCAAATCAAGAAGTATTATTAAACTTCACGCCTCATTTAATTCCAATGAATCGAGGAATCTTAATTACAGCTTATGCAAAACTTAAAAAGGGAGTTAATGAAGTGGATGTCGCAAAGGCTTATCAATGTTATGATGATGAGTATTTTGTAAGGGTATTGAAATCTGGGGTCTTACCAGAAGTACGTAGTGTTAAGGCTAGTAATTTTGTTGATATTAATTATAAAGTTGATCCACGGACAAATCGAGTTATTATGATGGGAGCTATGGATAACTTAGTTAAAGGAGCAGCTGGCCAAGCAATTCAAAATATGAATATTATGTTTGGATTAGATGAAAAAGAGGGGCTAATGCTTGCTCCAGCAATCTTATAA
- a CDS encoding ABC transporter ATP-binding protein has product MLKIENLTKTYGQKKAVDNLSLEIENGHIYGFIGHNGAGKTTTLKSIAGIMEFDQGNIYIDNKSIKEEPLACKKVMAYIPDNPDLYEYLTGIKYLNFIADVYGVSQAERTDRIKKYGDMFELTDSLGEPISAYSHGMKQKLAVISALIHEPKLIIMDEPFVGLDPKASHLLKGLMRDLCDRGGAIFFSTHVLEVAEKLCDKIAIIKAGKLVVSGNTQDVIGDDSLEEVFLELEDDNA; this is encoded by the coding sequence ATGTTAAAAATTGAAAATTTGACAAAAACTTATGGTCAAAAAAAAGCCGTCGATAATTTATCATTAGAGATTGAAAATGGTCATATTTATGGTTTTATTGGACATAATGGAGCTGGTAAAACGACTACATTAAAGTCGATTGCTGGAATTATGGAATTTGATCAAGGGAATATTTATATTGATAATAAATCAATTAAAGAGGAGCCGTTAGCATGTAAGAAGGTAATGGCCTATATTCCTGATAATCCTGATCTATATGAATATTTAACAGGAATCAAATATTTGAATTTTATTGCTGATGTATATGGGGTCAGTCAGGCAGAACGAACTGACAGAATCAAAAAATATGGGGATATGTTTGAACTAACAGATTCTTTGGGGGAACCGATCAGTGCATATTCTCATGGGATGAAGCAAAAATTAGCAGTAATATCAGCCTTGATCCATGAGCCTAAATTAATAATTATGGATGAGCCGTTTGTAGGCTTAGATCCTAAGGCTTCTCATTTATTAAAGGGTTTGATGCGGGATTTGTGCGATCGTGGTGGAGCAATCTTTTTTTCAACTCATGTTCTTGAAGTAGCTGAGAAACTTTGTGATAAAATTGCTATTATTAAAGCGGGTAAACTTGTCGTATCCGGGAACACCCAAGATGTCATTGGGGATGATTCATTAGAAGAAGTGTTCCTAGAGTTGGAGGATGACAATGCTTAA
- a CDS encoding AI-2E family transporter, with amino-acid sequence MDGVKIDYKKILEIVLIGIGCYWALNNFQIILDIFNSILAVIMPFLLGIMIAFILNVLMIRIEKILSRFILDKKYTSFKRVISIIVSLLIVIGVIGIIITLIIPELTNAIKVIVKSFPETFEQLQVWINQNGNSFPQLETWINSVDLNSIASELSGLFKIGLTGMLGSTVDVISMFFTSILNLVVGIVFALYILMSKETLKRQSHKLIDAYIPKRISVKLLEVGTLARTTFSNFVIGQTVEAFILGTLCAVGMAVLNLPYAPMVGSLVGITAFVPIVGAFIGGGIGAFMILTVDPMQALIFIIFLVVLQQLEGDLIYPRVVGSSVGLPSIWVLFAVTVGGGLWGITGMLFSVPVLSVVYALIKGHVNKSGTKPKITNN; translated from the coding sequence ATGGACGGAGTGAAAATCGACTATAAAAAAATATTAGAAATAGTATTGATTGGTATCGGATGTTATTGGGCTTTAAATAATTTTCAAATAATACTAGATATTTTTAATAGTATTCTTGCAGTAATAATGCCTTTTTTATTAGGAATTATGATTGCTTTTATCTTAAATGTATTAATGATTAGAATCGAAAAGATTTTATCTAGATTTATTTTAGATAAAAAGTATACTAGTTTTAAACGTGTGATCAGTATTATTGTTTCATTGTTGATTGTTATTGGGGTAATTGGAATAATTATTACTTTAATTATTCCAGAATTAACAAATGCGATAAAAGTAATCGTTAAATCTTTTCCAGAAACATTTGAACAGTTACAAGTGTGGATCAATCAAAATGGCAATAGTTTTCCGCAGTTAGAAACATGGATCAATAGTGTTGATTTAAACAGTATTGCAAGTGAATTAAGTGGTTTATTTAAAATTGGACTTACTGGAATGCTCGGTTCAACTGTTGATGTCATTTCAATGTTCTTTACAAGTATTCTTAATTTAGTTGTGGGAATTGTATTTGCCCTCTACATATTAATGAGTAAAGAAACTTTAAAACGCCAAAGTCATAAATTGATCGATGCCTATATTCCAAAACGTATTTCAGTAAAATTGTTAGAAGTGGGGACACTCGCTCGAACAACTTTTTCAAATTTTGTGATTGGTCAAACAGTTGAAGCTTTCATTTTGGGAACTTTGTGTGCCGTTGGAATGGCTGTGTTAAATCTGCCTTATGCTCCAATGGTAGGCTCTTTAGTAGGGATCACGGCTTTTGTTCCAATTGTAGGGGCATTTATCGGTGGTGGCATAGGGGCATTTATGATTTTGACAGTTGATCCAATGCAAGCATTGATTTTTATCATTTTCTTAGTTGTGTTACAACAACTGGAAGGAGATTTAATTTATCCACGAGTAGTAGGCTCTTCAGTAGGTTTACCGTCGATCTGGGTACTTTTTGCAGTAACGGTTGGTGGAGGATTATGGGGAATTACAGGAATGTTATTTAGTGTTCCGGTTCTTTCAGTAGTCTATGCTCTTATTAAGGGGCATGTTAATAAAAGCGGTACTAAACCTAAAATAACTAATAATTAA